In the Helianthus annuus cultivar XRQ/B chromosome 11, HanXRQr2.0-SUNRISE, whole genome shotgun sequence genome, one interval contains:
- the LOC118484191 gene encoding uncharacterized protein LOC118484191 codes for MVNKSFKNDDTDIPIISEYPEVFPEELPGLPPDRQVEFRIDIIPGAAPVARAPYRLAPTEMKELRTQLDELLAKGFIRPSSSPWGAPILFVKKKDGSMRLCIDYRELNKVTIKNRYPLPRIDDLFDQLQGASYFSKIDLRSGYHQLKVKDEDVHKTTFRTRYGHYEFLVMPFGLTNAPAAFMDLMNRVCKPYLDKFVIVFIDDILIYSKKKLYAKFSKCEFWLREVQFLGHVVSERGIQVDPAKVEAVMNWQEPKTPTEIRSFLGLAGYYRRFIENFSRIAAPLTSLTRKKIKFDWGPKQQESFDILKQKLSNAPVLTLPDGIDEFVVYCDASHTGMGCVLMQKGKVIAYASRQLKVHEKNYTTHDLELGAVVFALKLWRHYLYGTKCIIYSDHKSLQHLFNQKELNMRQRRWMETLNDYDCEIRYHPGKANVVADALSMLRLNGRIWVPVYGGLRDVILQEAHSSKYSVHPGADKMYQDLKSNYWWIGLKKSVAEYVAKCLTCAQVKAEHQKPSGLLQQPEIPKWKWEMVTMDFITKLPKTKKGNDTIWVIVDRLTKSAHFLPIKETYSSDMLAQLYVDKIVALHGIPISIISDRDTRYTSHFWKSFQQSLGTRLNFSTAYHPQTDGQSERTIQTLEDMLRACAIDLGGSWDKNLPLIEFSYNNSYHSSIKAAPFEALYGRKCRSPICWAEVGDVQLSGPDIVFETTDKIVQIRDRLKAARDRQKSYADPKRKDFHFEVGEKVLLKVSPWKGVLRFGKKGKLSPRYIGPFEIIERVGSVAYKLNLPEELSAIHNVFHICNLKKCFADDSLVIPHTDIHIDESLKFVEKPLSIEDRQVKKLRRKHVPIVKVKWDARRGPEYTWEVESTMKEKYPQLFE; via the exons atggttaataagtCGTTTAAGAACGatgatact gatatccctattatttcggaatatcctgaggtttttcctgaagagctacccgggttgccaccggatagacaagtggagttccgGATAGACATTataccaggtgcagcacctgtagcaagagcaccatacagattggcaccaacggagatgaaggagttgaggacgcagttggatgagcttttagccaaaggttttattagacctagctcgtctccttggggagcgccaatcttgttcgttaaaaagaaggatggctcgatgcgtctgtgcatcgattaccgtgagcttaacaaggtcactatcaagaataggtatccgttacccaggatcgacgatctgttcgaccagttgcaaggagcaagttacttctccaagattgacctgaggtcaggttatcaccagttaaaggtcaaggacgaagacgtacacaagaccacgtttaggactcgttatggacattacgagttcctagtgatgccgttcgggctcactaacgcaccagccgcgttcatggatctcatgaatcgcgtctgcaaaccttatttagataaattcgtcattgtctttattgacgacatccttatctattcgaaga agaagctttatgccaaattctcgaagtgtgaattttggcttcgagaagtccaattccttggacatgttgtaagcgagcgtggtatccaagtagatcccgctaaagtcgaagcagtcatgaattggcaggagccgaagacgcctactgagattcgcagtttcctcggattggcaggatactatagaagattcatcgagaacttctcaaggattgctgcgcccctaacttcattgacccgtaagaagattaagtttgattggggccctaagcagcaggaatcctttgacattctgaagcagaagctgagcaatgcgccagtattgacgttgcccgatggtatagatgaatttgtggtgtattgtgatgcatcacatactggcatgggctgtgtactcatgcagaaaggcaaagtcattgcctacgcttctcgacagctcaaggtgcacgagaagaactacaccacccacgatttggaattgggtgcagttgtatttgctttgaagctatggagacattacttgtatggaaccaagtgcataatttattcggatcacaagagtcttcagcatctgttcaatcagaaggaattgaacatgcgacaaaggcgatggatggaaactctcaatgactatgactgtgagatacgataccatccaggcaaggcaaatgtggttgccgacgccttaagt atgctacgactaaacggacgaatatgggttccagtttatggaggacttcgggatgtgatcctccaggaagcccacagctctaaatattccgttcatcctggagccgataagatgtaccaggatttgaaatcaaactactggtggattggtttgaaaaagtccgtggccgagtatgtggccaaatgtttgacttgtgcgcaagtcaaggctgagcatcagaagccgtcaggtttgcttcagcaacctgaaattcccaagtggaaatgggaaatggtgacaatggatttcatcaccaagttaccaaagacgaaaaagggaaatgataccatatgggtcatagtagacagactgactaagtcagctcattttctacccatcaaagagacgtatagctcagatatgttagctcaattatacgtcgataagatagtagcgctacatggtatacctatatctattatctctgatagagatactagatatacgtcgcatttttggaagagtttccaacaatcgttgggcactcgtttgaattttagtacggcttaccatcctcagactgatggtcagagtgagcgtactattcaaactctggaagacatgcttcgtgcatgtgcgatcgacttaggtggtagttgggataagaacttaccattgattgaattctcctacaacaatagctaccattccagcataaaggctgcgccttttgaggccctatacggtagaaagtgtagatcgcccatttgttgggcagaagttggagatgtccagctgtctggaccagatatcgtctttgagacgacagacaagatcgttcagatccgtgatcgtttgaaagctgccagggataggcagaaaagttatgcggatcctaagcgcaaagattttcactttgaggtgggtgaaaaagtgttgcttaaggtatcaccttggaagggtgtattgcgatttggaaagaaaggcaagctaagcccgagatatataggacctttcgagataatcgaacgtgtcgggtcagtcgcttacaagttaaacttgcctgaagagcttagtgccattcataatgtgttccatatctgtaatttgaagaagtgtttcgctgacgattcactggttataccgcatacagatatacacatagacgaaagtctgaagtttgtggaaaaacctttgtcgattgaggatcgacaggtaaagaagcttcgaaggaagcacgtgcctattgttaaggtcaagtgggatgcccgtagaggtcccgaatacacgtgggaagtggaatccacgatgaaagaaaaatatccccagttgtttgaataa